Proteins encoded by one window of Aspergillus puulaauensis MK2 DNA, chromosome 4, nearly complete sequence:
- the rtt106 gene encoding putative negative regulator of DNA transposition (Rtt106) (COG:B;~EggNog:ENOG410PH94;~InterPro:IPR013719,IPR011993;~PFAM:PF08512) gives MAFATINSAPPTHSIPPAQTHNPIPAIEDAFGAEPALKKRVYDAIGSTPQYVPLFEDIARYTSSLRTRSANPVQPIEVVNNDGPVAKKRKIENGATGAGTQSLADLKTHKALQFYMQDVSFAIPQRKKLTLELTAGNKYLRARNQTSKEVEFGIPLDRIQHVLCLPVPEKNQKQFNFCIIPQFADGINPPPEGEPTPETIVWTVNDGPAKSAFSGQGQQIGNGEGETAENLVRKVLNDNLSHIQVVRPNAQEFASAIPEAHRKGEKAYHVKAFRGSKDGYLFLLSTGIFFGFKKPLLFFAFENIDSISYTSVLQRTFNLNVVARAIGSEETQEFELSMIDQADFSGIDTYIKTHGLQDASLADARRAKRYNINGAKTEENTEADAQDAEESELQKAQREMEDQEDEDEEDYNPGSDGESEGSGSSSEEDGDEDEGQEDADAEDENIVADELGSEAENVPEDEL, from the exons ATGGCTTTCGCCACGATAAACTCCGCACCTCCGACACATAGTATTCCCCCAGCACAAACACACAACCCAATCCCAGCAATTGAAGATGCCTTTGGCGCCGAACCCGCGCTGAAGAAGCGAGTTTACGATGCGATTG GGTCAACCCCTCAATATGTCCCTCTTTTTGAAGATATCGCTCGGTATACCTCCAGCCTACGGACGAGAAGTGCGAACCCCGTTCAACCCATCGAAGTTGTCAACAACGACGGGCCGGTCGCCAAAAAACGGAAGATCGAGAATGGTGCTACTGGAGCTGGGACTCAATCGCTGGCCGATCTGAAAACACACAAGGCTCTACAGTTCTACATGCAGGATGTATCTTTCGCGATTCCGCAGAGGAAAAAGTTGACGCTGGAGCTCACGGCAGGGAACAAGTATCTGCGGGCTCGGAACCAGACATCCAAGGAAGTGGAATTTGGTATTCCGCTGGATAGAATTC AACATGTTTTGTGTCTCCCCGTCCCCGAAAAGAACCAGAAACAATTCAACTTTTGCATCATTCCCCAGTTTGCCGATGGAATAAACCCTCCTCCTGAAGGCGAACCTACGCCCGAGACAATTGTGTGGACGGTCAACGATGGGCCTGCTAAATCTGCGTTTTCGGGACAGGGCCAGCAGATTGGCAATGGAGAAGGCGAGACGGCTGAAAATCTTGTTCGCAAAGTGCTGAATGATAATCTGTCGCATATACAAGTTGTGCGCCCGAATGCGCAGGAGTTTGCCAGCGCGATACCGGAGGCACATCGGAAGGGAGAAAAGGCGTACCATGTCAAGGCATTCCGCGGTAGCAAAGATG GTTATCTATTTCTCCTGTCTACAGGGATATTCTTCGGTTTCAAGAAACCGTTGCTTTTCTTTGCATTCGAGAACATTGATTCGATTTCTTATACCTCTGTGCTCCAACGAACTTTCAACCTGAATGTCGTGGCGCGCGCTATCGGCAGCGAGGAGACGCAGGAATTTGAATTATCCATGATCGACCAGGCGGATTTCTCTGGTATTGATACGTATATCAAAACACACGGCCTACAAGACGCCAGTCTCGCGGATGCTCGACGCGCGAAACGCTACAATATCAACGGCGCGAAGACGGAAGAAAACACCGAGGCTGACGCGCAAGACGCCGAGGAAAGTGAACTACAAAAGGCGCAGCGCGAGATggaagaccaagaagacgaggatgaagaggattACAACCCCGGCAGCGATGGCGAGAGCGAAGGAAGCGGCTCTAGTAGTGAGGAAGAcggtgacgaggacgaaggtCAAGAAGATGCGGAtgccgaggacgagaacaTAGTGGCGGACGAGCTCGGGAGCGAAGCGGAAAACGTCCCGGAGGATGAGTTGTAA
- the YCK1 gene encoding casein kinase I (COG:T;~EggNog:ENOG410PFDM;~InterPro:IPR017441,IPR008271,IPR000719,IPR011009;~PFAM:PF07714,PF00069;~go_function: GO:0004672 - protein kinase activity [Evidence IEA];~go_function: GO:0005524 - ATP binding [Evidence IEA];~go_process: GO:0006468 - protein phosphorylation [Evidence IEA]), with amino-acid sequence MASSSSNVVGVHYRVGKKIGEGSFGVIFEGTNLLNNQQVAIKFEPRKSDAPQLRDEYRTYKILVGCPGIPNVYYFGQEGLHNILVIDLLGPSLEDLFDHCNRRFSVKTVVMVAKQMLSRVQTIHEKNLIYRDIKPDNFLIGRPNSKAANVIHVVDFGMAKQYRDPKTKQHIPYRERKSLSGTARYMSINTHLGREQSRRDDLEALGHVFMYFLRGGLPWQGLKAATNKQKYEKIGEKKQTTAIKELCEGFPEEFNKYLSYVRNLGFEDTPDYDYLRDLLTQALKNAGEVEDGEYDWMKLNNGRGWEYKSYSSQQALHNSALPTSARDLHGQQIRNSQRPGVTADRLNAAQPPPPSPAKPGVGKTREQQNVRGGIPPKRQSGGFDATPAASTVAQFQNSNANISGRVGSPANPSKTQPAQGAQQASNEPQPTFVQKVMKALCCGR; translated from the exons ATggcttcctcatcgtccaaTGTAGTGGGTGTCCACTACAGAGTAGGAAAGAAAATTGGCGAGGGTTCTTTTGGTGTGATTTTCGAGGGGACAAATCTGTTGAACAACCAGCAAGTTGCTATTAAATTT GAACCTCGGAAAAGTGATGCTCCCCAGTTACGAGATGAATATCGGACTTACAAGATCTTGGTTGGATGCC CTGGCATCCCCAATGTCTACTACTTTGGCCAGGAGGGTCTGCATAATATCCTCGTGATCGACTTGCTCGGTCCTAGTCTCGAGGACCTCTTCGACCACTGCAATCGACGATTCTCCGTCAAGACCGTGGTTATGGTTGCCAAACAAATG CTCTCCCGCGTTCAAACTATCCACGAAAAGAACCTGATCTACCGTGATATCAAACCAGACAACTTCCTCATCGGTCGCCCGAACTCGAAGGCCGCCAATGTAATTCACGTCGTTGACTTTGGAATGGCCAAGCAATATCGGGATCCTAAAACGAAGCAACATATCCCATACCGTGAGCGGAAGTCGCTGTCCGGTACAGCGCGCTACATGAGTATCAACACCCATCTGGGACGCGAGCAGTCACGACGAGACGACCTTGAGGCCTTGGGCCATGTGTTTATGTACTTCCTCCGAGGTGGCCTGCCGTGGCAGGGGCTGAAGGCTGCCACCAACAAGCAAAAGTATGAAAAGATcggggagaagaagcagactACCGCGATCAAGGAGCTCTGCGAAGGATTTCCAG AAGAATTCAACAAATACCTGAGTTATGTGCGCAACCTTGGTTTCGAAGATACACCCGACTACGACTACCTGCGGGATCTGCTCACCCAAGCTCTCAAGAACGCTGGGGAAGTCGAAGACGGCGAGTACGACTGGATGAAACTGAACAACGGTAGAGGATGGGAGTACAAGTCATATTCGTCTCAGCAGGCCCTCCACAACTCAGCCCTTCCTACCTCTGCCAGGGACCTCCATGGTCAGCAAATCCGCAACAGCCAAAGGCCCGGCGTGACCGCAGACCGTTTAAACGCCGCGCAGCCCCCGCCCCCCTCTCCAGCGAAACCCGGAGTCGGGAAGACGCGCGAGCAGCAAAACGTCCGAGGCGGCATCCCGCCGAAACGCCAGAGCGGGGGGTTCGACGCGACACCAGCAGCGTCGACAGTGGCGCAGTTCCAAAACTCAAACGCAAATATCTCGGGTCGAGTCGGCAGCCCAGCGAACCCGTCGAAAACTCAGCCAGCCCAGGGAGCCCAGCAGGCGAGCAATGAGCCGCAGCCCACCTTTGTTCAAAAGGTGATGAAAGCATTATGCTGCGGTAGGTGA
- a CDS encoding alpha-ketoglutarate dehydrogenase subunit KGD4 (COG:S;~EggNog:ENOG410PRG5;~InterPro:IPR020373;~PFAM:PF10937), with amino-acid sequence MRATVSLRNAARTPLIRFVGKRSIPQSVDHSPRPHPASPTGVLPDSFAAYRAKAQQHGPLGRASFSQGSVGRSPGVSLGPIQPQQGVFFDRADLPTRFHRLPYSEAEIEAIETGGASLHI; translated from the exons ATGCGTGCCACCGTTTCTCTGCGTAACGCTGCCCGGACCCCTCTTATCCGCTTCGTGGGCAAACGTTCTATTCCTC AGTCTGTTGACCACAGCCCCCGGCCTCACCCGGCCTCTCCCACCGGTGTCCTTCCAGACTCCTTCGCCGCCTACCGCGCAAAGGCGCAGCAGCACGGGCCCCTCGGACGCGCTTCGTTCTCTCAGGGCTCCGTTGGCCGTAGCCCTGGAGTTTCTCTTGGACCCatccagcctcagcaggGCGTGTTTTTCGATCGCGCCGACCTCCCCACTCGTTTCCACCGCCTCCCTTACAGCGAGGCCGAAATTGAGGCCATTGAGACTGGCGGCGCCAGCCTACACATTTGA
- a CDS encoding regulator of G-protein signaling domain-containing protein (COG:T;~EggNog:ENOG410PPQJ;~InterPro:IPR016137,IPR036305;~PFAM:PF00615) — MLKKKSLHPPLLFWHNTPSSTPELSPTSSSDSESDEDMEPSGSRPLSLTVPQGPFCSMRPTLDEVLANTAPAPYTLSAFMAYLSQNHCLETLEFTMDAKRYREAYDSVSRQLGQFPVTTDCPETRHLCMLWQRLLSAYIVPGSPREINVSSEVRDYILLRHANQAIPPQPSMLDAAVKLVHDLMEESIFMPFLNAHSSSTHVLPLADPLFSHDDSHVTIVSNPSLDEHAVKRVRSKGGRLSPRASRELGSPVSSSPPAGHLPRSNFSINAVTSRGKSVHRTSTQPSSTASGDSTLTDDSGSLQSSTGEPMTPPTTPPSSEPGMQASSPKNRVDNPWKKMGMKLGFKKRGNASQSMRFPSDE; from the coding sequence atgctgaagaagaaatcccTTCACCCTCCTCTACTCTTTTGGCACAACACTCCCAGCTCAACACCAGAACTCTCCCCGACGTCCTCATCGGACTCCGAGTCGGACGAGGACATGGAGCCTTCTGGTTCACGTCCGTTAAGTCTGACTgttcctcaaggccctttCTGTTCCATGCGTCCGACCCTCGATGAGGTGCTCGCGAATACGGCACCTGCTCCCTACACCCTCAGCGCTTTCATGGCCTATCTTTCGCAGAACCACTGCCTGGAGACCCTGGAATTCACAATGGATGCGAAGCGGTACCGGGAAGCTTATGACAGCGTCAGCCGTCAACTAGGACAGTTTCCAGTTACGACCGACTGCCCAGAGACCCGCCACCTGTGTATGCTCTGGCAACGACTTCTGTCTGCTTATATCGTCCCCGGATCCCCGCGGGAAATAAACGTTTCCAGCGAGGTCCGTGATTATATTCTTCTGAGACACGCCAACCAGGCTATCCCTCCTCAACCTTCGATGTTGGACGCCGCGGTTAAGCTTGTTCATGATTTGATGGAGGAGTCGATTTTCATGCCCTTTCTGAACGCCCATTCATCATCCACCCATGTGCTGCCCCTCGCAGACCCATTGTTCTCCCACGATGACAGCCATGTAACAATTGTTTCCAATCCGAGTTTGGATGAACACGCGGTGAAGCGAGTTCGCTCTAAGGGTGGGCGTCTTTCACCCCGGGCCTCGAGGGAACTAGGCTCGCCGGTTTCTTCGAGCCCGCCTGCTGGCCACCTACCTCGCTCTAATTTCTCCATCAACGCAGTCACTTCTCGTGGCAAGTCCGTGCACCGAACATCAACCCAACCGTCAAGCACTGCCAGTGGCGACTCTACTTTGACAGATGACTCTGGTAGTCTTCAGTCGAGTACCGGGGAGCCGATGACTCCCCCAACCACCCCACCATCTAGTGAGCCCGGGATGCAGGCGAGCAGCCCCAAGAACCGCGTCGACAACCCCTGGAAGAAAATGGGCATGAAGCTCGGGTTCAAAAAGCGAGGCAACGCCAGCCAAAGCATGCGTTTCCCTTCGGACGAATGA
- a CDS encoding RUS1 family protein (COG:S;~EggNog:ENOG410PKSI;~InterPro:IPR006968;~PFAM:PF04884;~TransMembrane:2 (i235-252o258-276i)), whose product MDTHGTKTITFTEVDELNNPTSTYIYSEPSPGPASSISGKGGQVTGRVDVAHTSSSSAPWSLGSLQSLLIDVFLPAGYPHSVSDDYVPYQIFDSLQAFSSSIAGLLASRAVLQGVGVGNANASPTSALLLHILQDTSGRVATILFAHRVGTALEPECKMYRFAADIFNDLAMVLDCLSPMIPAGVSRVTILSAAGVLRALCGVAGGSSKASLSAHFAKWGNLAEVNAKDSSQETVISLIGMLVGSLVVSHITGFTATWITLTLLLTLHLSLNYAAVRSVQMTTLNRQRANIVFSGLLSSDPDFPNLISNQEQQEKEQKRQPNAKETQKVSTLTPAQVSKQERVFNAGGALDWYSSRSSSMETETETLGSCQIGGSLPQFLSRSSSTTMRGSNSLKTTLPLGEMTSLCNDEDYIILLHLLPRTHTTTTTTITTHKSSSLSNQNHTDATILLKPSSTPKSHLKAWMHALLAARLLVSSPEDEQTSIGHDETGQRALATLSRTLGYLNEGARFERYIDSLREGGWDVDGEGGGSALETRVGGGVVVSSSSS is encoded by the exons ATGGATACTCATGGTACGAAGACGATTACCTTCACCGAGGTCGACGAACTCAATAACCCAACATCAACGTATATCTACTCCGAGCCCTCTCCAGGGCCCGCATCATCCATCAGTGGAAAAGGAGGCCAAGTCACAGGTCGTGTAGATGTAGCA CATACTTCCTCTAGCTCAGCACCATGGTCTCTAGGTTCTCTACAAAGTCTCTTGATAGACGTGTTTCTTCCAGCTGGTTATCCGCATAGCGTTAGCGATGATTATGTCCC ATATCAAATATTC GACTCTCTCCAGGCGTTCAGCAGCTCCATTGCCGGCTTACTAGCATCGCGAGCCGTTCTACAAG GCGTGGGAGTCGGAAATGCTAATGCTTCTCCAACGtctgctctcctccttcatatCCTCCAAGATACATCTGGACGAGTCGCAACAATTCTCTTCGCGCACCGCGTTGGAACGGCGCTCGAGCCGGAATGTAAGATGTACCGCTTCGCAGCGGACATTTTTAACGACCTCGCGATGGTACTCGACTGCTTATCGCCCATGATCCCGGCCGGGGTTAGTCGGGTAACCATTCTCAGTGCCGCTGGCGTGCTTCGTGCTCTCTGCGGCGTGGCCGGGGGAAGCTCGAAAGCAAGTCTGAGTGCTCATTTTGCGAAATGGGGGAACCTCGCTGAGGTCAATGCC AAAGATTCATCCCAGGAGACAGTTATTTCTCTGATCGGGATGCTGGTCGGATCCTTGGTTGTCTCCCACATCACGGGCTTCACAGCAACCTGGATCACTCTCACCCTCCTTTTAACTCTTCACCTATCTCTTAACTATGCGGCCGTGCGCTCCGTGCAAATGACTACCCTTAATAGACAACGGGCCAATATCGTCTTCTCAGGCCTCCTTTCCTCAGACCCGGACTTTCCCAACCTCATCTCAAACCAGGAGCAACAGGAGAAAGAACAAAAACGCCAGCCAAACGCAAAAGAAACGCAAAAAGTATCAACCCTAACGCCAGCGCAAGTCTCCAAACAAGAACGGGTCTTCAACGCAGGCGGCGCGCTTGATTGGTACTCTTCTAGATCCTCCTCAAtggaaacagaaacagaaacatTAGGATCATGCCAGATTGGCGGTTCGCTACCTCAATTCCTCTCACGTTCGTCGTCGACCACCATGCGTGGCTCCAATTCGCTCAAAACTACCCTCCCGCTGGGAGAGATGACATCCCTTTGCAATGACGAGGACTACATAAtcctcctgcacctcctTCCCAGAacccacaccaccaccaccactactaTTACCACCCATAAAAGCAGCAGCCTAAGCAACCAAAACCACACAGACGCAACAATCCTCCTCAAACCATCTAGCACGCCCAAGTCCCACTTAAAGGCGTGGATGCATGCGCTCCTCGCTGCACGACTCCTGGTGTCCTCCCCAGAGGATGAGCAAACTAGCATTGGGCATGACGAAACGGGGCAGCGGGCGTTGGCGACTCTCTCACGCACGCTGGGCTACCTGAATGAGGGGGCTCGGTTCGAGAGGTATATTGATTCGCTGAGAGAGGGCGGGTGGGAtgttgatggggagggaggtggaTCTGCGCTGGAGACGAGAGTTGGGGGGGGAGTTGTTGtttcgtcctcttcttcatag
- a CDS encoding putative DNA 3'-phosphatase Tpp1 (COG:L;~EggNog:ENOG410PG5A;~InterPro:IPR027417,IPR013954,IPR006549,IPR006551, IPR036412,IPR023214;~PFAM:PF13671,PF08645), with protein sequence MAGGGPVKRAASPKPISPPPNRRKVDSTVKKTVATSFFTPASKKKPEPITWRIVNNTLIVGKFSPELSQERKASDKPRIAAFDFDSTLVSTASGNRFPRNAADWKWWNQGARSKLQKLNADGYHVTIISNQKAISLKKDKKGDDSKSLTNFKERVSAVMKELDIPLSVYAATEDDEYRKPRIGMWREFFDDYDLDVTGIDADASIFVGDAAGRPTDHSSVDRGFAANASIPFKTPEEFFLNAPPEPVVESFDPSVYLESDSTDDALPPFSRKSPLELVIFCGSPSAGKSTFYWDYLKPLDYERVNQDILKTRPKCIKVAKEHLAAGKSVVVDNTNADVDTRSQWVNVAKEANVPIRCIYFSAPPEVCKHNNAVRAANISLNPESRTSLPGIAFGDFSRRFAEPTLSEGFQDIIRVDFRFRGDEEARNIWNQYWI encoded by the exons ATGGCCGGGGGAGGGCCTGTGAAGCGTGCTGCGTCGCCAAAGCCGatctcaccaccacccaatCGGCGGAAAGTCGATTCTACAGTGAAAA AGACTGTTGCAACTTCATTCTTCACGCCGGCATCGAAAAAGAAGCCTGAGCCAATCACGTGGAGAATTGTCAACAACACTTTGATAGTCGGCAAATTCTCCCCGGAGTTAAGTCAAGAACGAAAAGCCTCTGACAAGCCACGGATAGCTGCATTTGATTTT GACTCTACATTAGTTTCCACGGCATCGGGGAACAGGTTCCCCAGAAATGCGGCCGACTGGAAGTGGTGGAACCAAGGTGCTCGTTCgaagctgcagaagctgAACGCAGATGG GTACCATGTGACTATCATCTCAAACCAGAAAGCAATTAGTCTGAAGAAGGATAAGAAAGGTGACGATTCGAAGAGTCTGACAAACTTCAAAGAGAGAGTCTCGGCTGTCATGAAGGAGCTTGACATCCCGCTCAGTGTGTACGCTGCGACggaggatgatgaatatAGGAAACCGAGAATTGGAATGTGGCGAGAGTTTTTCGACGACTATGATCTCGATGTAACCGGGATTGATGCGGACGCATCAATATTTGTTGGTGATGCCGCTGGACGACCAACAGACCATTCTTCGGTCGACCG TGGATTTGCAGCAAATGCCAGTATACCTTTCAAGACACCTGAAGAGTTCTTTCTCAATGCTCCCCCTGAACCAGTTGTTGAGTCTTTTGATCCATCGGTATATCTAGAGTCTGATTCCACCGACGATG CGTTGCCACCATTCTCGCGAAAAAGCCCGTTGGAGCTAGTGATATTTTGTGGTAGCCCGAGTGCTGGGAAATCAACCTTCTATTGGGACTACCTCAAACCACTAGATTATGAGAGAGTGAACCAAGATATCCTGAAAACC AGACCGAAATGCATCAAGGTCGCCAAAGAGCACCTCGCGGCTGGAAAGTCTGTTGTTGTAG ATAACACAAACGCCGATGTAGACACGAGATCCCAATGGGTCAACGTTGCGAAGGAGGCCAATGTCCCAATCCGGTGTATTTACTTCTCTGCGCCTCCGGAGGTTTGCAAGCACAACAACGCGGTTCGCGCCGCAAACATAAGCCTG AACCCCGAGTCCCGCACCTCCCTCCCGGGAATCGCATTCGGCGACTTTTCCCGCCGCTTCGCTGAGCCCACCCTCTCTGAAGGTTTTCAAGATATCATCCGCGTCGACTTCCGATTCcgcggcgacgaggaggccaGAAATATCTGGAACCAGTACTGGATTTGA
- the SRB5 gene encoding mediator of RNA polymerase II transcription subunit 18 (COG:K;~EggNog:ENOG410PT00;~InterPro:IPR019095;~PFAM:PF09637;~go_component: GO:0016592 - mediator complex [Evidence IEA];~go_function: GO:0003712 - transcription coregulator activity [Evidence IEA];~go_process: GO:0006357 - regulation of transcription by RNA polymerase II [Evidence IEA]) yields MHELLLFASVPAHQHHELLQQLTGLTAMQPRHRLERRLIFKATRKPGLVNARGGSSREVQGADLVRLNKMLNGQMFYTQVVGPVSDADFNVKPTSSESSDASMAGTDEAPGSSYDYDSQPWKLEFRDIPEAGTRSTITARLAASAALPKGDIVTPMNAWGYSFVTEYVVEGDTFIHNDIVIFLHRVLHYPIQGQEPHEPRRQLPSFKELLPLERTGSYVLQAAIAVQDGSNQELMRTASQHLFGLREQLKSAVRLEQADRLSLDTRAK; encoded by the exons ATGCACGAGCTACTGCTTTTCGCCTCGGTTCCCGCCCACCAACACCATGAGCTGTTACAACAGCTGACCGGCCTGACGGCCATGCAACCCCGTCACCGTCTCGAAAGGCGTTTGATCTTCAAGGCAACTCGGAAGCCTGGCTTGGTCAATGCGCGCGGCGGCAGTAGTCGGGAAGTGCAGGGCGCTGATCTCGTACGGCTCAATAAGATGCTCAATGGGCAGATGTTCTATACACAAGTCGTCGGCCCAGTCTCCGATGCTGATTTTAATGTAAAGCCCACATCTTCCGAGAGCTCGGATGCGAGTATGGCTGGGACGGATGAGGCTCCAGGTAGTTCCTATGATTATGACAGCCAACCATGGAAACTCGAATTTAGGGACATCCCGGAGGCGGGAACTAGATCGACCATCACAGCTCGGCTGGCGGCCAGCGCTGCTCTCCCCAAAGGCGATATTGTGACGCCGATGAATGCCTGGGGGTATAG TTTCGTCACCGAGTACGTGGTGGAAGGAGATACCTTCATTCATAACGACATCGTAATCTTTCTGCACCGTGTGCTACACTATCCTATTCAAGGCCAGGAACCACATGAACCGCGGCGACAGCTGCCTTCGTTCAAAGAATTGTTGCCCTTGGAAAGGACCGGAAGCTATGTCCTTCAGGCTGCCATTGCAGTCCAGGATGGCAGTAATCAAGAGCTTATGAGAACTGCCTCTCAGCATCTATTTGGTCTTCGGGAGCAGCTTAAATCAGCTGTTCGCCTCGAGCAGGCTGATCGACTGTCTCTGGACACCCGCGCCAAGTAA